One stretch of Natronobacterium gregoryi SP2 DNA includes these proteins:
- the nucS gene encoding endonuclease NucS — protein MTRSERDAHVDTLEHPSLESARDAIVDGIDRGALVTIFGRCSVDYEGRASSRLGIGDRHVLLKPDGTALVHTDEGQQPVNWQPPGCEHLVWCESNQNSDRLVLESVRSTPDERLLVGFRDVFQVAAFSGSDETELALSGTEEDLRKRILDEPDLLESGFTPLATERVTPAGAVDVYGEDSAGRAVVVELKRRRVGPDAVSQLRRYVDALERDLHADATVRGILVAPSVTDRAQRLLVEHGLEFVSLEPTAD, from the coding sequence GTGACACGCTCCGAACGGGACGCCCACGTCGACACCCTCGAGCACCCATCCCTCGAGTCGGCTCGAGACGCGATCGTCGACGGAATCGACCGCGGCGCACTCGTGACGATCTTCGGTCGATGCTCGGTCGATTACGAGGGGCGAGCCTCGAGTCGGCTCGGGATCGGAGACAGACACGTGCTGCTCAAACCGGACGGGACGGCACTGGTCCACACTGACGAGGGCCAGCAGCCGGTCAACTGGCAGCCGCCGGGCTGTGAGCACTTGGTGTGGTGTGAGAGCAACCAGAACAGTGACCGGCTCGTCCTCGAGAGCGTTCGCTCGACGCCCGACGAACGACTGCTGGTCGGCTTTCGGGACGTCTTTCAGGTCGCTGCGTTTTCGGGTTCCGACGAGACAGAACTCGCTCTCTCTGGCACCGAGGAAGACCTTCGAAAGCGCATCCTCGACGAGCCAGACCTGCTCGAATCCGGCTTTACGCCGCTTGCGACCGAGCGCGTTACGCCCGCGGGAGCGGTCGATGTCTACGGTGAGGACTCGGCCGGACGGGCAGTCGTCGTCGAACTCAAGCGCCGCCGCGTCGGTCCCGACGCCGTGAGTCAACTCCGGCGGTACGTCGACGCACTCGAGCGAGATCTCCACGCCGATGCCACGGTTCGCGGGATACTGGTCGCACCGTCGGTCACCGACCGCGCACAACGGTTGCTCGTCGAACACGGACTCGAGTTCGTCTCGCTCGAGCCGACGGCGGACTGA
- a CDS encoding beta-CASP ribonuclease aCPSF1 has product MSTVEQQLDDLEAEITSELPSDISVSSVKYEGPELVVYTRDPKKFAQQGDLIRKLASKLRKRITVRPDPSVLSRPEQAREQIMDVIPDEAGVTDLDFHADTGEVVIEAEKPGMVIGRHGSTLRDITKDVGWTPEVVRTPPIESSTVSNVRSFLKQERDDRRDILEKVGRQIHREEMSDDEYVRISTLGCCREVGRAAFILSTPETRILIDCGDKPGAEGEVPYLHAPEAFGAGPETIDAVVLTHAHLDHSAFIPLLFKYGYDGPIYCTEPTRDLMGLLTLDYLDVAAKEGRTPPYDSEQVREAIKHCIPLEYGDVTDIAPDVKLTFHNAGHILGSAVSHFHIGDGLYNVCFSGDIHYEDTRLFNGAVNDFPRVETLVLESTYGGRNDYQTDQEDSEEKLKRVINEAYEQDGKVLIPAFAVGRSQEIMLVIEEAMREGEIPSMPVHLDGMIWEATAIHTTYPEYLRDELRDRIFHEDENPFLAEEFNHIDAGEEERQDVADGGPCIILSTSGMVTGGPIMSWLSHIGPDPDSKLVFVGYQAQGTLGRRIQNGWDEIPTSEVGAMGGNNGRGTLQLNVDVETVDGFSGHADRAGLENFVKTMNPRPEKVLCVHGDERSTQDLSSALYHDYNMRTFAPKNLETFRFL; this is encoded by the coding sequence ATGAGCACTGTAGAGCAGCAACTTGACGATCTGGAAGCAGAGATCACGAGCGAGTTACCGAGTGACATCTCGGTTTCCTCGGTGAAATACGAAGGCCCTGAGTTGGTCGTCTACACGCGAGATCCGAAGAAGTTCGCCCAGCAGGGCGACCTGATCCGGAAACTCGCGAGCAAACTCCGAAAACGGATCACAGTCCGGCCCGACCCCAGTGTTCTTTCGCGGCCAGAACAGGCCCGCGAACAGATCATGGACGTCATCCCAGACGAGGCCGGCGTCACCGACCTAGACTTCCACGCCGACACCGGCGAGGTCGTCATCGAGGCCGAGAAACCCGGTATGGTGATCGGTCGCCACGGGTCGACGCTCCGAGATATCACGAAAGACGTGGGCTGGACACCCGAAGTCGTCCGCACGCCCCCGATCGAGTCCTCGACCGTCTCGAACGTCCGGAGTTTCCTCAAACAGGAACGCGACGACCGACGGGACATCCTAGAGAAGGTGGGGCGACAAATCCACCGCGAAGAGATGTCCGACGACGAGTACGTCCGCATCTCGACGCTGGGCTGCTGTCGCGAGGTCGGCCGCGCTGCGTTCATCCTCTCGACGCCCGAGACCCGAATTCTCATCGACTGTGGTGACAAGCCCGGTGCCGAAGGCGAGGTCCCGTACCTGCATGCCCCCGAGGCGTTCGGTGCCGGCCCCGAGACGATCGACGCAGTCGTACTGACTCACGCCCACCTCGATCACTCCGCCTTTATCCCACTGCTGTTCAAGTACGGCTACGACGGCCCGATCTACTGTACCGAACCCACGCGAGACCTGATGGGACTGCTGACACTCGACTATCTCGACGTCGCCGCCAAGGAAGGTCGCACGCCACCGTACGACTCCGAGCAAGTTCGGGAAGCGATCAAACACTGCATCCCGCTCGAGTACGGCGACGTGACTGACATCGCACCCGACGTCAAGCTTACCTTCCACAACGCCGGCCACATTCTCGGTTCGGCCGTCTCGCACTTCCACATCGGCGATGGCCTCTACAACGTCTGTTTCTCTGGCGACATCCACTACGAGGACACCCGCCTGTTCAACGGTGCCGTCAACGACTTCCCCCGGGTCGAGACGCTCGTCCTCGAGTCGACCTACGGCGGTCGCAACGACTACCAGACCGACCAGGAAGACTCCGAGGAGAAACTCAAGCGTGTCATCAACGAGGCCTACGAGCAAGACGGGAAGGTCCTCATTCCCGCGTTCGCCGTCGGGCGCTCACAGGAGATCATGCTCGTCATCGAGGAAGCGATGCGCGAGGGTGAGATTCCCTCGATGCCGGTCCACCTGGACGGGATGATCTGGGAGGCGACGGCGATCCACACGACCTACCCCGAGTACCTGCGGGACGAACTGCGCGACCGCATCTTCCACGAGGACGAGAACCCGTTCCTCGCCGAGGAGTTCAACCACATCGACGCCGGCGAAGAGGAACGGCAAGACGTCGCCGACGGCGGCCCCTGCATCATCCTCTCGACGTCCGGTATGGTCACCGGCGGCCCGATCATGTCCTGGCTCTCTCACATCGGCCCCGATCCGGACTCGAAACTGGTCTTCGTCGGCTACCAGGCTCAGGGAACTCTCGGTCGCCGCATCCAGAACGGCTGGGACGAAATTCCGACCAGCGAAGTCGGAGCGATGGGCGGGAACAACGGCCGCGGCACTCTCCAATTGAACGTCGACGTCGAAACCGTCGACGGCTTCTCCGGCCACGCCGACCGTGCCGGCCTCGAAAACTTCGTGAAGACGATGAATCCCCGCCCCGAGAAGGTGCTCTGTGTTCACGGTGACGAACGCTCCACGCAGGATCTGTCCTCCGCGCTGTACCACGACTACAACATGCGGACGTTCGCGCCGAAGAACCTCGAGACGTTCCGGTTCCTCTAG
- a CDS encoding ABC transporter permease has protein sequence MDTERVRVRRVFHVARADFYQRLRSRQVLVVLAVIASLGYLVNVGTVELFYLDSSNGETVQYTGEPTLAYIGLTAGMTGASVLLVLGYYLLAGSLERDRTHDVDRLAASTGVATRTVLVGKWVSHVGYVAVVLGTLGVAAVINHHVHGTGTTDPVWILGAVFLLGLPVGCLVAGVTLLFHTDYCNDLPAQPPPGSRLCRK, from the coding sequence ATGGACACCGAGCGAGTGAGGGTGCGTCGCGTCTTCCACGTCGCGCGGGCGGATTTCTACCAGCGACTCCGGTCTCGACAGGTGCTCGTCGTCCTGGCCGTAATCGCGTCTCTCGGCTATCTGGTCAACGTCGGCACCGTCGAGCTATTCTACCTAGACTCGAGCAACGGGGAGACGGTCCAGTACACCGGCGAGCCGACATTGGCGTACATCGGGCTCACCGCCGGAATGACGGGTGCGTCGGTCCTGCTTGTCCTCGGGTACTACCTTCTCGCGGGCTCGCTCGAGCGCGACCGAACACACGACGTCGATCGACTCGCCGCGAGCACGGGCGTCGCCACTCGGACGGTCCTCGTCGGAAAGTGGGTTAGTCACGTCGGATACGTCGCCGTCGTGCTCGGAACGCTCGGAGTCGCGGCGGTCATCAACCACCACGTTCACGGGACAGGAACGACAGATCCTGTCTGGATTCTCGGGGCGGTATTTCTGCTCGGGCTCCCAGTTGGGTGTCTCGTCGCTGGTGTCACGCTCCTGTTTCATACGGATTACTGTAACGATTTACCGGCGCAACCGCCGCCCGGGTCGCGGTTGTGCCGAAAATGA
- a CDS encoding ABC transporter permease: MHRETLETAAFRVGYAALFALLLLPLLVVVVTSFAASGRLAFPPESYSLVWYSEFFDSIGWLTAFENSIIVGVGTALFATVLGVLAAFGQEFDEESTLGTIVGPLVLLPLLIPPVILGITLLMYFSELGLRDSYATLVLAHTLWATPLVYFVMRSVFSRFDWQQLDAAYDLGAGPVQAFVHVVLPNVKQGVFVGALLAFIISLQEFVMALFLSTGSTETIPVLAWTEIRQALDPMVSVVSTFLILFSLVALALAVLATNLEWVSKQLS, encoded by the coding sequence TTGCATAGGGAAACACTCGAGACCGCCGCGTTCCGCGTCGGTTACGCCGCGTTGTTCGCGCTGCTACTGCTCCCGTTGCTGGTCGTCGTCGTGACGTCGTTTGCGGCGTCCGGCCGACTCGCGTTCCCGCCGGAGAGCTACTCGCTCGTCTGGTACAGTGAGTTCTTCGACAGCATTGGCTGGCTCACAGCGTTCGAGAACAGCATTATAGTCGGCGTCGGGACGGCGTTGTTCGCGACCGTCCTCGGCGTCCTGGCCGCGTTCGGCCAGGAGTTCGACGAGGAGAGCACGCTCGGGACGATCGTCGGCCCGCTGGTGTTGCTTCCCCTGTTGATCCCGCCAGTGATCCTGGGGATCACGCTGTTGATGTACTTCAGTGAGCTCGGGCTTCGCGACTCGTATGCGACGCTCGTTCTCGCACACACGCTGTGGGCGACGCCGCTGGTCTACTTCGTGATGCGGTCGGTGTTCAGCCGATTCGACTGGCAACAGCTAGACGCCGCCTACGACCTCGGGGCGGGACCGGTCCAGGCGTTCGTCCACGTCGTCTTGCCGAACGTCAAACAAGGCGTCTTCGTCGGTGCCTTGCTCGCCTTTATCATCAGTCTTCAGGAGTTCGTGATGGCGCTTTTCCTCTCGACGGGCAGCACCGAAACCATTCCGGTGTTGGCCTGGACGGAGATCCGACAGGCACTCGACCCGATGGTCAGCGTCGTCTCGACGTTTCTCATCCTGTTTTCGCTCGTCGCGCTCGCACTCGCCGTGCTCGCGACGAACCTCGAGTGGGTATCGAAGCAGTTGTCCTAA
- a CDS encoding ABC transporter permease, with translation MTDTNTALPDSIGATVPDLSTLSSSTRALLLMAPLLAFELLVFVVPFVILLRISVTASSTDHVYAEGTWSLESYVEVFTDGLLLSVIVESFQLGVIVTILSVVIGLFYAYAIWRSRGLVKSLLLLSVVMPLLTTLVIRTYAFNPLLAPTGTLNDALLSLGVLSEPVQFVPATVGAVAGQLYIVLPYAVLAIYSVLSTMDWGIVEAARDLGASRPRSFVEVVLPQAMPGIIVGAVISFAWSVGAYAAPDLLSHDITFAVHAEELMLGYMDYSLAAALSVVMLLLMLVGVAVIFAVLNRFGGEFDLA, from the coding sequence ATGACGGACACGAACACAGCACTCCCGGATTCGATCGGTGCCACCGTGCCGGACCTGTCGACACTCTCGAGTTCGACCCGCGCGCTGTTGTTGATGGCACCGCTGCTCGCGTTCGAACTGCTGGTTTTCGTCGTCCCGTTTGTCATCCTGCTTCGGATCAGCGTCACGGCGTCGTCGACCGACCACGTCTACGCCGAAGGGACCTGGTCGCTCGAGAGCTACGTTGAAGTCTTCACCGACGGCCTGCTGTTGAGTGTCATCGTCGAGTCGTTCCAGCTCGGCGTGATCGTGACGATCCTCTCGGTCGTCATCGGGCTGTTCTACGCGTACGCCATCTGGCGCTCGCGTGGCCTCGTCAAGTCGTTGCTGTTGCTGTCGGTCGTCATGCCGCTTCTGACGACGCTGGTCATCCGGACCTACGCGTTCAATCCACTGTTAGCGCCGACCGGAACGCTCAACGACGCGCTTCTGTCGTTGGGTGTTCTCTCGGAGCCGGTCCAGTTCGTCCCCGCGACTGTCGGAGCCGTCGCCGGGCAACTGTACATCGTCCTTCCGTACGCAGTGTTGGCAATCTACAGCGTGTTGTCGACGATGGACTGGGGGATCGTCGAGGCCGCACGCGATCTCGGAGCGAGCAGGCCGCGGTCGTTCGTCGAAGTCGTGTTGCCACAGGCGATGCCGGGGATCATCGTCGGCGCTGTGATCTCGTTCGCCTGGAGCGTCGGCGCCTACGCGGCTCCCGATCTCCTCTCACACGACATCACGTTCGCGGTCCACGCCGAGGAACTGATGCTTGGTTACATGGACTACTCGCTTGCAGCCGCGCTGTCGGTCGTTATGCTCCTGTTGATGCTCGTCGGTGTCGCTGTGATTTTCGCAGTTCTCAACCGCTTCGGAGGTGAGTTCGACCTTGCATAG
- a CDS encoding ABC transporter ATP-binding protein has product MSEITLQGLEKQYGETTAVEDVSVEIADGELLCLLGPSGSGKSTTLRMIAGLETPTAGSIRIDDEDVTDQPAYDRNTSTVFQDWALFPHKTVRENVAFGLKMRGVSREERTERAEEMLERVQMGGYGDDDPTNLSGGQKQRVALARSLAVNPDVLLLDEPLSNLDKRLREDMQIELREIHEDLEETFVHVTHDQDEAFTLADRIGIMNEGQLIQVGDPDEIYENPRNRFIEGFLGDTNFVDGTVGSVGPDSVAVETKFDSEITIPADTAHDLDEGTELTLSLRPEIFSIERPTADDSQRQVLADGAAANAVVGTIDNVLYRGSTVRYSVSAGDTSIFVERTDTTEESLAVGDEIRIEWNGSDVLAFRTDGTRIPL; this is encoded by the coding sequence ATGTCCGAAATTACGTTGCAGGGACTCGAGAAACAGTACGGCGAGACGACCGCGGTCGAAGACGTCTCGGTCGAAATAGCGGACGGCGAACTGCTGTGCCTGCTCGGGCCCAGCGGCAGCGGGAAGTCGACGACGCTGCGGATGATCGCCGGCCTCGAGACGCCGACCGCCGGATCGATCCGGATCGACGACGAGGACGTCACCGACCAGCCGGCCTACGACCGAAACACGTCCACCGTGTTCCAGGACTGGGCGCTGTTTCCACACAAGACGGTGCGCGAGAACGTCGCGTTCGGACTGAAGATGCGCGGCGTATCGAGAGAAGAACGCACGGAACGCGCCGAAGAGATGCTCGAGCGTGTCCAGATGGGTGGCTACGGTGACGACGATCCGACGAACCTGAGCGGCGGACAGAAACAGCGGGTTGCACTGGCCCGCTCGCTGGCCGTCAACCCCGACGTACTGTTGCTCGACGAGCCGCTGTCGAACCTCGACAAGCGACTCCGGGAGGACATGCAGATCGAACTCCGTGAGATCCACGAGGACCTAGAAGAGACGTTCGTCCACGTCACTCACGACCAGGACGAGGCGTTCACGCTTGCCGACCGCATCGGAATCATGAACGAAGGACAGTTGATCCAGGTCGGCGACCCCGACGAGATCTACGAGAACCCCAGGAACCGCTTCATCGAAGGGTTTCTCGGCGACACGAACTTCGTCGACGGGACGGTGGGATCGGTCGGACCCGACAGCGTCGCCGTCGAGACGAAATTCGACAGCGAGATCACGATTCCAGCCGACACCGCCCACGACCTGGATGAGGGGACGGAGCTGACGCTGTCGCTGCGACCCGAAATCTTCTCGATCGAGCGACCGACCGCTGACGACAGCCAGCGACAGGTACTGGCCGACGGTGCCGCGGCAAACGCCGTCGTCGGGACGATCGACAACGTCCTCTACCGTGGCTCGACTGTCCGGTACTCCGTCTCGGCCGGCGACACGTCGATCTTCGTCGAACGCACCGACACGACCGAGGAGTCGCTGGCCGTCGGCGACGAGATCCGTATCGAGTGGAACGGCAGCGACGTCCTCGCGTTTCGCACCGACGGAACGCGCATACCCCTGTAG
- a CDS encoding ABC transporter substrate-binding protein, with product MAADPYRDAETSKTGAESNDRSATSRRRLLATTAVGSVSAFAGCAETLAGDDDATDRLRVMVWSGNYADRFEDGLVSQWEAERDIDIELERGWDGILESIRNAPADDPPFDVTVAEGNFYYYGRQDDLFEPIDVDNISNADEIMDFFTEIRDPEYGMPVDGAPCTIIHRDDADVDPETWADLSAETVANSEGVGIDTGFWWYPMYAAAIGMSEEETAEEMYDETLHGDVLDRIEDWGIEEWASTGEDIWQAFENGVIDVAQWYYDQTAFDIDDYEGLSHTLPEQTTGWINNWCIVRGTDMHDEAEEFIDFLLDAEVQSEWAESHPMMFSNENIDYPAELEGDLPTTDEEARDIAFPNWSELAEHSDDLADEFSRMQQQS from the coding sequence ATGGCTGCAGACCCCTACCGGGATGCAGAGACGAGCAAGACAGGCGCTGAGTCGAACGACCGTTCTGCGACCTCCCGTCGACGGCTGTTAGCAACGACGGCCGTCGGCTCCGTCAGCGCGTTCGCGGGCTGTGCGGAGACCCTCGCGGGCGACGACGACGCGACGGACCGACTGCGGGTGATGGTCTGGAGCGGTAACTACGCTGATCGGTTCGAGGACGGCCTCGTTTCGCAGTGGGAAGCAGAACGCGACATCGATATCGAACTCGAACGTGGTTGGGACGGCATTCTCGAGAGTATTCGGAACGCACCGGCGGACGATCCGCCGTTCGACGTCACCGTCGCCGAGGGGAATTTCTACTACTACGGCCGCCAGGACGACCTGTTCGAGCCGATCGACGTCGACAACATCTCGAACGCCGACGAGATCATGGATTTCTTCACGGAGATCCGCGATCCCGAGTACGGGATGCCCGTCGACGGCGCACCCTGTACTATCATCCACCGCGACGACGCGGACGTCGACCCCGAGACGTGGGCCGATCTCTCCGCCGAGACCGTCGCTAACAGCGAAGGCGTCGGGATCGACACCGGCTTCTGGTGGTATCCGATGTACGCGGCCGCGATCGGAATGAGCGAAGAAGAGACAGCCGAGGAGATGTACGACGAGACACTCCACGGCGATGTCCTCGACCGGATCGAAGACTGGGGCATCGAAGAGTGGGCATCCACCGGCGAAGATATCTGGCAGGCGTTCGAAAACGGCGTCATCGACGTCGCCCAGTGGTACTACGACCAGACCGCTTTCGACATCGACGACTACGAGGGCCTCAGCCACACGCTGCCCGAACAGACGACTGGGTGGATCAACAACTGGTGTATCGTTCGCGGCACCGACATGCACGACGAGGCAGAGGAGTTCATCGACTTCCTGCTCGACGCCGAGGTTCAGTCCGAGTGGGCTGAAAGCCATCCGATGATGTTCAGTAACGAGAACATCGACTACCCCGCCGAGCTCGAGGGCGACCTCCCGACGACCGACGAAGAGGCACGCGACATCGCGTTCCCCAACTGGAGCGAACTCGCCGAGCACAGCGACGACCTCGCCGACGAGTTCTCGCGAATGCAACAGCAGTCCTAA
- a CDS encoding endonuclease III domain-containing protein, translating into MTEDPEPAVNVSGGQAGGGVAAEFDPATADTRAEHVVDRLGELYWQKRYGGRDAFTCLVRTILSQNTSDKASQPAHDALIERYDTTDADLADTLAAAEQSTLAETISSAGLYNQKSRVLITTAEWVVSEFGSATAFDEFVTEKAPETVRETLLEVRGVGPKTADCVLLFAGGRTGVFPVDTHVHRIYRRLGIASPDADHEEVRTVLEEVVPAKKCGFGHTATIQFGREYCTARKPACLEDPDACPLGDRCDQVGVYPATEDVVDPAETLE; encoded by the coding sequence ATGACCGAGGACCCGGAGCCAGCGGTCAACGTAAGCGGCGGCCAAGCGGGCGGTGGCGTCGCCGCGGAGTTCGATCCGGCGACTGCCGACACCCGCGCCGAACACGTCGTCGATCGCCTCGGGGAACTGTACTGGCAGAAACGCTACGGCGGTCGAGATGCCTTCACCTGCCTCGTCCGAACGATCCTGAGCCAGAACACCAGCGACAAGGCCAGCCAGCCAGCCCACGACGCGTTGATCGAGCGCTACGACACGACAGACGCCGATCTTGCTGACACACTCGCCGCTGCCGAACAGTCGACACTCGCGGAGACGATCAGTTCGGCCGGCCTCTACAACCAGAAGTCGAGGGTTCTCATCACGACCGCCGAGTGGGTCGTCTCGGAGTTTGGCTCCGCAACGGCCTTCGACGAGTTCGTCACGGAGAAAGCACCCGAAACCGTCCGCGAGACGCTACTCGAGGTCCGCGGCGTCGGTCCCAAGACCGCCGACTGCGTGTTGCTGTTCGCCGGCGGGCGAACTGGCGTCTTCCCCGTCGACACGCACGTCCACCGGATCTATCGCCGACTCGGGATCGCCTCGCCCGACGCCGACCACGAGGAAGTGCGAACGGTGCTCGAGGAAGTCGTCCCGGCGAAAAAGTGTGGGTTCGGCCACACCGCGACGATCCAGTTCGGCCGGGAGTACTGCACGGCGCGCAAGCCGGCCTGCCTCGAAGACCCCGACGCCTGCCCGCTGGGCGACCGCTGCGACCAGGTCGGTGTCTACCCCGCGACGGAGGACGTCGTCGATCCTGCCGAGACGCTCGAGTGA
- a CDS encoding DUF371 domain-containing protein, translating to MEREEVIHARGHENVRAEHASTFEVTTDDYLTPAGDCILAIEADRAPADFDPDFVAACQNADATITVELETAGHVDSVTGRGDPALEFTNERSAVGRTSEYVDDRTMLLEADFAAEGFDRDLVGALTEGAEVTVTFRVE from the coding sequence ATGGAACGCGAGGAAGTGATCCACGCTCGCGGCCACGAGAACGTTCGGGCCGAACACGCGAGTACGTTCGAGGTGACGACTGACGACTACCTGACTCCCGCAGGAGATTGCATCCTCGCAATCGAGGCCGATCGAGCCCCCGCCGACTTCGATCCCGACTTCGTCGCGGCCTGCCAGAACGCCGACGCGACGATCACGGTCGAACTCGAGACCGCCGGCCACGTCGACTCCGTGACGGGGCGTGGCGACCCCGCCCTCGAGTTCACGAACGAACGCAGCGCCGTCGGGCGGACGAGCGAGTACGTCGACGATCGGACGATGCTACTCGAGGCCGACTTCGCCGCCGAGGGGTTCGACCGCGACCTCGTCGGTGCGCTCACCGAGGGTGCCGAGGTGACGGTGACGTTCCGCGTCGAGTGA
- a CDS encoding alkaline phosphatase family protein translates to MGLFDRLRGDGAPRVAFIGIDGVPYSLLAENEELFPNIASLADDGSAGEISSIVPPESSACWPALTTGTNPGETGVYGFQDREVGTYETYVPMGREVQADRVWDRVQEAGRQATVMNVPVTFPPQRNVQRMVSGFLSPGLEKAAHPDGFREYLEDIEYRIDVNPKLGHQEDKVEFVEDAHATVDARFEAFQQYVEEDDWDLFFGVFMTTDRVNHFLFKDYAEDGEYKDEFLEFYQKIDDYIGRLREALPEDVTMIVASDHGFTSLDYEVHFNEWLREEGWLSFTSNTPEELADIADETTAYSFIPGRFYINLEGREPRGSVAEEEYDDVRDELKADILDLEAPDGRQVVDRVVEKEEAFRGDHDDIAPDLVAIPRAGFDLKSGFTADSEVFTRGPRNGMHSFDDTTLLIDHPGANIDGADLLDIAPTILDLMDVEYSRGEFDGASLL, encoded by the coding sequence ATGGGTCTGTTCGATCGGCTGCGGGGCGACGGCGCACCCCGCGTCGCGTTCATCGGAATTGACGGCGTGCCATACAGTCTTCTCGCCGAGAACGAAGAGCTGTTCCCCAACATCGCGTCGCTCGCCGACGACGGGTCCGCAGGTGAAATCTCGAGTATCGTCCCGCCCGAGTCCAGCGCCTGCTGGCCTGCGCTGACGACCGGAACGAACCCCGGAGAAACAGGCGTCTATGGCTTTCAAGACCGTGAGGTAGGCACCTACGAGACGTACGTGCCGATGGGACGGGAAGTCCAGGCTGACCGCGTCTGGGATCGCGTCCAGGAAGCCGGTCGCCAGGCAACCGTCATGAACGTTCCAGTCACATTTCCGCCCCAGCGAAACGTCCAGCGAATGGTCTCGGGCTTTCTCTCCCCTGGCCTCGAGAAAGCGGCACATCCGGACGGATTCCGTGAGTATCTCGAAGATATCGAGTACCGAATCGACGTGAACCCGAAACTCGGCCACCAAGAGGACAAAGTCGAGTTCGTCGAGGACGCCCACGCCACGGTCGACGCCCGGTTCGAGGCATTCCAGCAGTACGTCGAGGAAGACGACTGGGACCTCTTTTTCGGCGTCTTCATGACGACCGACCGGGTCAACCACTTCCTGTTCAAAGACTACGCGGAAGACGGCGAGTACAAAGACGAATTCCTCGAGTTCTACCAGAAGATCGACGACTACATCGGCCGACTGCGCGAGGCCCTGCCCGAGGACGTGACGATGATCGTCGCATCCGATCACGGCTTTACCAGCCTCGACTACGAGGTCCACTTCAACGAGTGGCTCCGCGAGGAGGGCTGGCTCTCTTTCACGAGCAACACCCCCGAAGAACTGGCCGATATCGCCGACGAGACGACCGCCTACTCCTTTATCCCGGGACGGTTCTACATCAACCTCGAGGGGCGAGAACCCCGCGGCTCGGTTGCCGAGGAAGAGTACGACGACGTGCGTGACGAACTCAAAGCCGACATCCTCGACCTCGAGGCCCCCGACGGCCGACAGGTCGTCGACCGCGTCGTCGAGAAAGAGGAGGCGTTTCGCGGCGACCACGACGACATCGCGCCGGACCTGGTCGCGATCCCTCGGGCCGGATTCGACCTCAAGTCCGGGTTCACGGCCGACTCCGAGGTGTTCACGCGGGGGCCGCGAAATGGGATGCACAGTTTCGACGACACCACCCTCCTTATCGACCACCCGGGGGCGAACATCGACGGTGCCGACCTACTCGACATCGCGCCCACGATTCTCGACCTGATGGACGTCGAGTACAGTCGCGGCGAGTTCGACGGAGCAAGTCTGCTGTAG
- a CDS encoding inorganic diphosphatase, whose product MVNLWEDLETGPNPPEEIYAVVECLKGERNKYEYDKDVPGVVLDRVLHSNVHYPSDYGFIPQSYYDDEDPFDVLVLVEDQTFPGCVIEARPVALMKMDDDGEQDDKVIAVPSEDPRYDHIEDLEDIPQQQRDEIDEFFTTYKNLEEGKEVETLGWEDRQAAYDAIEHAQDLYEEHFE is encoded by the coding sequence ATGGTCAACCTCTGGGAAGACCTCGAGACTGGACCGAATCCGCCGGAAGAGATCTACGCCGTCGTGGAGTGTCTCAAAGGCGAGCGCAACAAATACGAGTACGACAAGGACGTTCCTGGCGTCGTCCTCGATCGAGTACTCCACAGCAACGTCCACTACCCGAGCGACTACGGTTTCATCCCGCAGTCGTACTACGACGACGAGGACCCATTCGACGTGCTCGTGCTCGTCGAGGACCAGACGTTTCCCGGCTGTGTCATCGAAGCCCGTCCCGTCGCCCTGATGAAGATGGACGACGACGGCGAACAGGACGACAAAGTCATCGCCGTCCCCTCCGAGGACCCACGATACGACCACATCGAGGATCTCGAGGACATTCCACAGCAACAACGCGACGAGATCGACGAGTTCTTCACGACCTACAAGAACTTAGAGGAAGGCAAAGAAGTCGAGACGCTGGGCTGGGAGGACAGGCAGGCTGCCTACGACGCGATCGAACACGCCCAGGACCTCTACGAAGAGCACTTCGAGTAA